TTCCAGGTGTTGCCGACGATCATCTTCTTCGCCGCGCTGATGGGCGTGATGTACCACCTGGGCATCATGCAGTTCATCGTTCGCGTCATGGCTTCGGCGATCACCAAGGTGATGCGGGTCTCGGGCGCCGAGACCACGAGCGTGTGCGCCAGTGTCTTCATCGGCCAGACCGAGGCGCCCCTGACCGTGCGCCCCTACATCTCGCGGATGACCGAATCCGAACTCATCACGATGATGATCGGCGGCATGGCGCACATCGCCGGCGGCGTCCTGGCCGCCTACGTCGGCATGCTCGGCGGCGGCAACCCGGAAGAGCAGGCGTTCTACGCCAAGCATCTGCTGGCCGCGTCCATCATGGCCGCGCCGGCGACACTGGTCATCGCCAAGATCCTGATTCCCGAAACCGCTGATCCGCTGACCCGCGGCACGGTGAAGATGGAGGTCGAGAAGACCACCAGCAACGTCATCGACGCGGCAGCCGCCGGCGCCGGCGATGGCCTGCGCCTGGCGCTGAACATCGGCGCGATGCTGCTGGCCTTCATCGCACTGATCGCGATGGTGAACTACCCGCTCGAGTGGATCGGCGAGGTCACCGGCCTGGCCGAGGCGATCGGTAAGCCCACCAATCTGGCGACGATCTTCGGCTTCGTGCTCGCCCCGATCGCCTGGCTGATCGGCGTGCCGTGGCAGGACGCGTCGGTGGTCGGCTCGCTGATCGGTCAGAAGATCGTCATCAACGAATTCGTCGCGTACCTGCAGCTGGCCGACATCGTCAACGGCCGCGTCGACGGCGTGACGCTCAGCGAGCAGGGCCGCCTGATCGCGACCTATGCGCTGTGCGGCTTCGCCAATTTCAGTTCCATCGCGATCCAGATCGGCGGCATCGGCGGGCTCGCGCCCGACCGCCGCCAGGACCTTGCGCGCTTCGGCCTGCGCGCGGTGCTCGGCGGCACGATCGCCACGCTGATGACGGCCACCATTGCCGGCGTGCTGACCTACGTCGGTGCCTGATTTCGATTCTTTCTGAAGTCGCGCGAGCGGATACAGAACAGGGGAAGGTGCGCGTGAGCCATGTCGTCGTCGTCGGGTCGTTCAATGTCGACCATGTCTGGAACTGCGCCACACTGCCGCGTCCGGGCGAAACGCTGAGCGGCCGCTACCACACCGGCCCCGGCGGCAAGGGCTTCAACCAGGCGATCGCGGCCGCCCGCGCGGGTGCCCAGACGGGCTTGCTGTGCGCACTTGGCGGCGACGAAGGCGGCCGCCAGGCGCGTGCGCTGGCCCAGGCCGACGGCATCGACCTGCGCGTGCACGACAGCGCCCAGCCGACCGGCACCGCCGGCATCTATGTCGACGAAGCCGGCCAGAACACCATCGTCATCGGCGCCGGCGCCAATGCAGATCTCAGCGTCGCATGGCTGGGGCGGCAGGCCGCCGCGCTCGCTGGCGCGCGCGTGCTGCTGTCGCAGCTCGAGTCGCCGCTCGACAGCGTGCTCGAAGCGATGCGCCTGGCGCGCGCCGCGGGCACCATCACCATGCTCAATCCCGCGCCGGCGAACGCGCAGTGCCTGCGCGAACTGCTGGCCGCGGCCGACATCCTCACACCGAACGAAACCGAGTTCGCCGCGCTGCTGGAACGCCATACCAGCCATCGCATCGACAGGGACGAAATCGCCGGCGCGCCCGACGCGCAGCTGCACCGCCTGTGCCGCACCCTGCTGCCGCGCGGCACGGTGGTGATCACGCTCGGGGCAGCCGGCGCGTTCGTCTCGCACCGGGAAGACCTGCTGCGCGGCGACGATGCGCCGTTCTACCGCGTGGCCGCCGAGAAGGTGGAACCGGTCGACAC
The genomic region above belongs to Luteimonas chenhongjianii and contains:
- a CDS encoding NupC/NupG family nucleoside CNT transporter, which encodes MDDLTRIGFGLFGLAVLLAITWLFSNNKRRVDWKLVATGVTLQIAFAAVVLRVPGGREVFDALGHGFVKVLSFVNAGSEFIFGSLMNIETYGFIFAFQVLPTIIFFAALMGVMYHLGIMQFIVRVMASAITKVMRVSGAETTSVCASVFIGQTEAPLTVRPYISRMTESELITMMIGGMAHIAGGVLAAYVGMLGGGNPEEQAFYAKHLLAASIMAAPATLVIAKILIPETADPLTRGTVKMEVEKTTSNVIDAAAAGAGDGLRLALNIGAMLLAFIALIAMVNYPLEWIGEVTGLAEAIGKPTNLATIFGFVLAPIAWLIGVPWQDASVVGSLIGQKIVINEFVAYLQLADIVNGRVDGVTLSEQGRLIATYALCGFANFSSIAIQIGGIGGLAPDRRQDLARFGLRAVLGGTIATLMTATIAGVLTYVGA
- a CDS encoding ribokinase, whose protein sequence is MSHVVVVGSFNVDHVWNCATLPRPGETLSGRYHTGPGGKGFNQAIAAARAGAQTGLLCALGGDEGGRQARALAQADGIDLRVHDSAQPTGTAGIYVDEAGQNTIVIGAGANADLSVAWLGRQAAALAGARVLLSQLESPLDSVLEAMRLARAAGTITMLNPAPANAQCLRELLAAADILTPNETEFAALLERHTSHRIDRDEIAGAPDAQLHRLCRTLLPRGTVVITLGAAGAFVSHREDLLRGDDAPFYRVAAEKVEPVDTTGAGDAFNGALAAAYAAAPAQPFAAHVRFANRYAGLSTERVGAALAMPRLTPGG